In one window of Paenarthrobacter nicotinovorans DNA:
- a CDS encoding uroporphyrinogen-III synthase, with product MTVARAIESLDPNAAPDTSEAPEAPLDGFRIGVTSHRRSRDLIEALERRGASVLHAPALKIAPVQEDMILVEDTRTIIEAKPDICIATTAYGMRRWCEAADSFGIGEQLLETLSACRMFVRGPKARGAVRAAGLADVGISSDETTATLVDMLLVEGVRGKTVAVQLHGYTDVRQLERLRMSGATVLTVTPYRWVKPDGEDKLPRLIEAVVNGNLDVLTFTSAPAVDAMWSTAHEMGLYRQLIEALKGPVTVAAVGPVTAQPLVDAGLTPLIPDRYRMGALIRLVTEHLSLNHVRRLETKSATIELRGRCLRINGEVVELAPAPLLLLRALLGAGGAVLSREALSDLLDLRGSVHALDMTVSRLRSALPDGKLVETVVKRGYRLRA from the coding sequence ATGACTGTTGCACGTGCCATCGAAAGCCTGGACCCCAATGCCGCTCCGGACACTTCCGAGGCGCCCGAGGCGCCCTTGGACGGATTCCGCATCGGCGTCACCTCGCACCGCCGTTCCCGTGACCTCATCGAGGCCCTGGAGAGGCGCGGCGCCAGTGTCCTGCACGCCCCTGCCCTGAAGATCGCCCCGGTCCAGGAGGACATGATCCTCGTAGAGGACACCCGGACCATCATCGAAGCGAAGCCGGATATTTGCATCGCCACCACCGCCTACGGCATGCGCCGCTGGTGCGAGGCGGCCGATTCTTTTGGCATCGGCGAGCAGCTCCTGGAGACCTTGTCCGCCTGCCGCATGTTCGTCAGGGGGCCCAAGGCCCGCGGTGCAGTCCGCGCGGCCGGGCTTGCCGACGTCGGAATCAGCAGCGACGAAACCACCGCAACCTTGGTGGACATGCTGCTGGTGGAGGGAGTTCGCGGCAAGACCGTGGCTGTGCAGTTGCACGGGTACACGGACGTTCGCCAGCTCGAGCGGCTCCGCATGTCCGGCGCGACCGTGCTGACGGTAACTCCCTACCGGTGGGTGAAGCCCGATGGTGAGGACAAGTTGCCGCGCCTGATCGAGGCCGTGGTCAATGGGAACCTGGACGTCCTGACCTTCACCAGCGCCCCGGCAGTGGACGCCATGTGGAGCACGGCGCATGAGATGGGCCTCTACCGACAGCTCATTGAAGCGCTCAAGGGCCCGGTGACGGTCGCCGCGGTCGGGCCGGTGACTGCCCAGCCCCTGGTCGACGCCGGGCTGACGCCCCTGATCCCCGACCGTTACCGCATGGGTGCGCTTATTCGGCTTGTGACCGAGCACTTGTCCTTGAACCATGTCCGCCGCCTGGAGACGAAGAGTGCCACCATCGAGCTGCGCGGACGGTGCCTGCGGATCAACGGCGAAGTGGTGGAGCTGGCCCCCGCTCCCCTCCTGCTGTTGCGGGCGTTGCTCGGCGCGGGCGGCGCGGTCTTGTCGCGTGAGGCGCTCTCTGACCTGTTGGATCTGCGCGGTTCCGTGCACGCCTTGGACATGACGGTCAGCCGGCTTCGGTCCGCGCTCCCGGACGGCAAGCTCGTGGAAACAGTGGTCAAACGCGGATATCGGCTGCGGGCCTAG
- a CDS encoding phospho-sugar mutase: MTSSDAAFEQLITDARHWASQDPDPTTTAALLELADLAGAGDAGAAQELGDSFNGTLQFGTAGLRAALGPGPNRMNRVVVRRAAAGLAAFLTETVAAAAPGTRPRAVVGFDARHNSDIFAEETAAIFTAAGIETFLMPAALPTPLLAYAVRNLDCDGGVMVTASHNPPQDNGYKVYLGRHAVSESGRGAQIVAPYDAKIAAKIEAVGALESIELADSGWSVLPTSIASDYESAMAGLVDREHFPARELKIVLTPMHGVGGGTAVSVLNAAGFSDVTLVAEQAEPDPDFPTVAFPNPEEPGALDLALAAAAAAGADIVLANDPDADRAAVAALDPATNAWRMLRGDEVGALLGAHIVARLAAAAPDEPHAGVFANSIVSSRLLSRIAAAAGYAHEETLTGFKWISRVPGLTYGYEEALGYCVAPELVRDKDGISAAVLIAELAAAAKAEGRTIFDTLDDLYLVHGLHASDQLSIRVADLGLLDAMMNRLRVNPPEAFGGSTVEVSVDLAEGSDNLPPTDGLLYITRDQSRVIIRPSGTEPKLKCYLEVIRPVESAAELAEARQAARTALDDVLRDVREALGQ, from the coding sequence ATGACATCCAGCGATGCCGCATTTGAACAGCTGATCACCGACGCCCGCCACTGGGCTTCCCAAGACCCGGACCCGACGACGACGGCGGCGCTCCTGGAGCTCGCCGACCTCGCCGGCGCGGGCGATGCGGGAGCTGCACAGGAACTGGGCGACAGCTTCAACGGCACCCTCCAGTTCGGCACGGCAGGCCTCCGCGCAGCCCTCGGTCCAGGTCCGAACCGCATGAACCGCGTGGTCGTCCGCCGGGCAGCAGCGGGCCTGGCGGCCTTCCTCACCGAAACCGTCGCCGCGGCGGCCCCGGGAACCCGGCCACGCGCCGTCGTCGGTTTCGACGCCCGCCACAACTCGGACATCTTCGCGGAAGAAACGGCCGCCATATTCACTGCCGCGGGAATCGAAACGTTCCTTATGCCGGCCGCGCTTCCGACGCCGTTGCTCGCCTACGCGGTCAGGAACCTCGACTGCGACGGCGGCGTGATGGTCACTGCCAGCCACAACCCGCCGCAGGACAACGGCTACAAGGTCTACTTGGGCCGCCATGCGGTGTCCGAGAGCGGCCGAGGCGCCCAGATCGTCGCACCGTACGACGCCAAAATTGCGGCGAAGATCGAGGCCGTCGGTGCCTTGGAGTCCATCGAGTTGGCCGATTCCGGCTGGTCAGTACTGCCGACGTCCATCGCCTCGGACTACGAATCCGCAATGGCCGGGCTGGTCGACCGTGAACACTTCCCGGCGCGGGAGCTGAAGATTGTCCTGACTCCGATGCACGGGGTGGGCGGCGGGACGGCCGTCTCCGTCCTGAATGCGGCAGGGTTCAGCGACGTCACCCTGGTGGCCGAGCAGGCCGAACCGGACCCCGACTTCCCCACCGTCGCTTTTCCGAACCCGGAAGAACCCGGGGCGTTGGACCTGGCGCTCGCTGCGGCGGCTGCGGCCGGCGCCGACATCGTGCTGGCCAATGATCCCGACGCCGACCGCGCCGCCGTCGCTGCCTTGGACCCCGCGACCAATGCCTGGCGCATGCTGCGTGGCGATGAAGTCGGAGCCCTCCTGGGAGCGCACATTGTGGCGCGTTTGGCCGCTGCCGCACCCGACGAGCCGCACGCCGGCGTATTCGCCAACTCGATCGTTTCTTCACGGCTGCTCTCGCGGATTGCAGCCGCCGCAGGCTACGCCCACGAAGAAACACTGACGGGTTTCAAGTGGATTTCCCGTGTGCCGGGCCTCACCTACGGTTACGAGGAAGCCCTGGGCTACTGTGTGGCACCGGAGCTGGTCAGGGACAAGGACGGCATTTCAGCCGCTGTGCTGATCGCCGAGCTGGCGGCAGCCGCCAAAGCTGAAGGCAGAACGATCTTCGACACCCTGGATGACCTGTACCTCGTGCACGGCCTTCACGCGAGCGATCAATTGAGCATCCGGGTTGCTGACCTGGGACTTCTCGACGCCATGATGAACCGGCTCCGGGTCAACCCGCCGGAAGCGTTCGGAGGGTCCACGGTGGAGGTTTCCGTTGACCTGGCCGAAGGCAGCGACAACCTTCCTCCGACGGATGGGCTGCTGTACATCACTCGCGACCAGAGCCGTGTCATCATCCGGCCCAGCGGCACCGAACCGAAGCTCAAGTGCTACCTCGAAGTGATCCGCCCCGTGGAATCCGCGGCGGAACTCGCGGAAGCACGCCAAGCCGCGCGGACCGCCCTGGACGATGTCCTCAGGGATGTCCGCGAAGCACTGGGACAGTAA
- a CDS encoding Y-family DNA polymerase, which translates to MSRPALMHTMQEIAHVDINCFYASAERAFNPALEGKPLIVLSNNDGCAVTRSPEAKQLGIGLGDPWFKLAPRAKEWGLIALSSNYELYGDISSRVMELLRRYSAWQEVYSIDEAFLGVKGRPEELLQLGRTIKDACRRNVGVPVCVGIARTKTLAKLANKWAKHNPAFNGVCRWDSVPEARREALMARLSVIEIWGVATRLTKRLNAMGIFSILDLVRADPVALRDKFSIVMMRTVLELQGTPCIPMEEERIGRDQLIFSRSFSTPITTAAQLRQVLSVYGQMASARLAKHDLQAKLLTAFAATSVYNPNDKSFPAVNVKLPMPTADPVLLTKAAHALVPKIQEGVRYAKAGIMVTDLRPSGNQKPLEIFENRHEERGIGSLLEEVSKRYGRGSIGLGHAGIKGGPDWSMKRDMLSPRYTTNWDELPLVKAA; encoded by the coding sequence ATGTCCAGGCCGGCCCTTATGCACACGATGCAGGAGATCGCCCACGTGGACATCAATTGTTTCTATGCCTCAGCAGAACGGGCCTTCAATCCCGCGTTGGAGGGCAAACCCCTGATCGTGCTCTCCAACAATGACGGTTGCGCCGTGACGAGGTCGCCGGAGGCGAAGCAGCTTGGCATCGGGCTGGGCGACCCATGGTTCAAGCTGGCTCCACGGGCCAAGGAATGGGGGCTCATTGCGCTGTCCAGCAACTACGAACTATACGGAGACATTAGCTCGCGCGTCATGGAGCTATTGCGGCGCTACTCGGCGTGGCAAGAGGTCTATTCGATCGACGAAGCGTTCCTGGGCGTCAAGGGCCGGCCAGAGGAGTTGCTGCAGCTGGGGCGAACCATCAAGGATGCTTGCCGCAGGAACGTTGGAGTTCCGGTGTGCGTCGGAATCGCCCGCACCAAAACGCTTGCCAAGCTGGCCAACAAATGGGCCAAACACAATCCGGCTTTCAACGGCGTGTGCCGTTGGGATTCGGTTCCTGAAGCCCGGCGCGAAGCGCTCATGGCCCGGCTGTCCGTCATCGAGATCTGGGGCGTGGCTACCAGGCTCACCAAGCGGCTGAATGCGATGGGCATCTTTTCAATCCTGGACCTGGTTCGGGCAGATCCCGTGGCCCTCCGGGACAAGTTCTCCATCGTCATGATGCGCACCGTCCTGGAACTGCAGGGAACGCCGTGCATCCCCATGGAAGAGGAAAGGATCGGACGGGACCAGCTGATCTTCTCGCGTTCGTTCTCGACGCCGATTACGACGGCGGCCCAGCTGCGGCAGGTGCTCAGCGTCTACGGGCAGATGGCCAGCGCCAGGCTGGCCAAGCACGACCTCCAAGCCAAGCTGCTGACGGCGTTCGCAGCAACGTCGGTGTACAACCCGAACGACAAATCGTTTCCTGCTGTGAACGTCAAGCTGCCCATGCCCACCGCCGATCCCGTGCTGCTCACCAAGGCTGCGCACGCCCTGGTCCCCAAAATCCAGGAGGGCGTCAGGTACGCCAAGGCCGGAATCATGGTCACCGACCTCCGTCCCAGCGGCAACCAGAAGCCCTTGGAGATCTTCGAGAACCGCCACGAGGAACGGGGTATCGGAAGCTTGCTGGAGGAGGTCAGCAAACGCTATGGCCGCGGCTCCATCGGATTGGGGCATGCCGGCATCAAGGGCGGCCCGGACTGGTCAATGAAGAGGGATATGCTCAGCCCCCGCTACACCACCAACTGGGATGAACTGCCCTTGGTGAAAGCGGCGTAG
- the nirD gene encoding nitrite reductase small subunit NirD has protein sequence MTVILDRAETLDSAGGPAAAATWHRVCPLDELEPAWGEAALIEGRQVALFRTGPSEVFAVAQQDPATLANVMARGIIGSRGSRPTIASPLHKEVYDLETGECFTNPELRLDAFTTRLVDGFVEVGL, from the coding sequence ATGACCGTAATTCTGGACCGTGCCGAGACTCTTGACAGTGCCGGAGGCCCGGCCGCAGCCGCCACCTGGCACCGTGTGTGCCCGCTGGACGAGCTTGAGCCCGCCTGGGGAGAAGCAGCACTGATCGAAGGCCGGCAGGTTGCCCTGTTCCGCACCGGGCCTTCGGAAGTCTTCGCCGTAGCCCAGCAGGACCCGGCGACACTCGCCAACGTCATGGCGCGCGGCATCATCGGGTCCCGCGGAAGCCGGCCCACCATCGCCTCGCCGCTTCACAAAGAGGTTTACGACCTTGAAACGGGGGAGTGCTTCACCAATCCCGAGCTCCGCCTTGACGCGTTCACTACACGCTTGGTGGACGGCTTCGTTGAGGTCGGGCTCTAG
- the nirB gene encoding nitrite reductase large subunit NirB, protein MTGHTSSTVTPRRVVVIGGGPAAHRFTDAMVNRGLEGWQLTVLTEEAHLPYDRVALSKALTETDVDLTLGDASMWDHQAVELKTGERAVRIDPVARNVVTAAGNVYGYDHLVVATGSDAARLPIPGSEHTHVYRTLEDVWSINKAIEELTAKLGRKVNAVTIGGGLLGLESAAGTEQLGATPVVINGSPWLMNTQLDEGAGQALGRLIAAKGFEVHGGVFPSEVKTDDDGQVTGVLMADGRTIDADLVIVAIGVRPRDELFRAAEGEEQLFSLGQRGGVVINDFCATEVEGIWAIGEVANFEGMCLGLVAPANTMAEIVADRLHGGEATFPGFDTATKLKLSGVDVASFGDAFARTEHALEIVYADPARGVYQKIVTTDDAKTLLGGIFVGDASPYMSLRPLLGRELSAEPGAYLSAAGGGEAPETELPDDAILCSCNNVAAGTIRDTINGCGACEGNAPVQELSELKGCTRAGTQCGSCVPMLKKLLEGELTKSGIEVSKALCEHISLSRQELFDAIRVLELTSFEDIMAKYGTGAGCDICKPTIASILASQHSAYVLDAGRGSLQDTNDRALANMQKDGTYSVVPRIAGGEITPKGLGVIAAVAEKYNLYTKITGGQRIDMFGARLEQLPDIWKELVDAGFESGQAYGKSLRTVKSCVGSTWCRFGVQDSVAMAIALELRYRGLRSPHKLKMGVSGCARECAEARGKDVGVIATADGWNLYVGGNGGATPAHAKLLAKDLDDETLLKYIDRYLMYYIRTADRLQRTARWQEELDGDIKHVEDVVVHDSLGIAAELEAAMAKHIDTYEDEWAETLKDPERLRRFRSFVNAPNQKDESISFVPERGQIRPATNEEKGGVLIASTIPVRSE, encoded by the coding sequence GTGACCGGACACACTTCAAGCACAGTGACTCCACGCCGCGTCGTCGTTATCGGCGGCGGACCTGCTGCCCACCGTTTCACCGACGCCATGGTCAATCGCGGTCTTGAAGGCTGGCAGCTCACGGTACTGACCGAGGAGGCACACCTCCCCTACGACCGCGTTGCATTGAGCAAGGCCCTCACCGAAACCGACGTCGACCTCACCTTGGGCGACGCCTCCATGTGGGACCACCAGGCGGTGGAGTTGAAGACCGGCGAGCGCGCGGTCAGGATTGATCCCGTTGCCCGGAACGTGGTGACCGCGGCGGGCAACGTTTACGGATATGACCATTTGGTGGTCGCTACGGGTTCCGATGCCGCCCGGCTCCCCATTCCCGGGTCCGAGCACACCCACGTTTACCGCACGCTTGAGGACGTTTGGTCCATCAACAAGGCCATCGAGGAATTGACCGCGAAACTCGGCCGGAAGGTCAACGCGGTAACCATCGGCGGCGGCCTCCTGGGACTCGAATCGGCTGCCGGCACGGAGCAACTCGGGGCGACGCCTGTGGTCATCAACGGCTCGCCGTGGCTGATGAACACCCAATTGGACGAAGGCGCCGGCCAGGCTTTGGGCCGCTTGATCGCGGCCAAGGGGTTCGAAGTGCACGGCGGTGTCTTCCCCTCCGAAGTGAAAACGGACGACGACGGCCAGGTCACCGGAGTCCTGATGGCTGACGGACGCACCATCGACGCCGACCTCGTGATTGTGGCCATCGGTGTCAGGCCCCGCGACGAACTGTTCCGCGCAGCCGAAGGCGAAGAGCAGCTGTTCAGCCTGGGCCAGCGCGGCGGCGTGGTCATCAACGATTTCTGCGCCACCGAAGTGGAGGGCATCTGGGCCATCGGCGAAGTGGCCAACTTCGAGGGCATGTGCCTGGGCCTCGTGGCTCCCGCCAACACCATGGCCGAGATCGTGGCGGACCGGCTGCACGGCGGTGAGGCGACATTCCCCGGTTTTGACACTGCCACCAAGCTGAAGTTGTCCGGTGTGGACGTTGCCAGCTTCGGCGATGCCTTCGCCAGGACCGAACACGCACTTGAAATCGTCTACGCCGACCCCGCCCGCGGCGTTTACCAGAAGATCGTTACTACCGACGACGCAAAGACCCTCCTGGGTGGCATCTTCGTGGGCGACGCTTCGCCCTACATGAGCCTTCGCCCGCTCCTGGGCCGCGAGCTGTCCGCCGAACCGGGTGCCTACCTGAGCGCCGCCGGTGGTGGCGAGGCTCCGGAGACCGAACTTCCCGATGACGCGATCCTGTGCTCGTGCAACAACGTGGCCGCCGGAACCATCCGTGACACCATCAACGGCTGCGGCGCCTGTGAAGGCAACGCCCCGGTGCAGGAACTCAGCGAACTCAAGGGCTGCACCCGTGCCGGAACCCAGTGCGGTTCCTGCGTTCCGATGCTGAAGAAGCTCCTGGAAGGCGAACTCACCAAGTCCGGCATCGAGGTCTCCAAGGCCCTCTGCGAGCACATCAGCCTTTCCCGTCAGGAACTCTTCGATGCCATCCGTGTCCTGGAGCTCACGTCCTTCGAAGACATCATGGCCAAGTACGGCACTGGTGCCGGTTGCGACATCTGCAAGCCGACCATCGCTTCCATCCTGGCCAGCCAGCACTCCGCCTACGTCCTGGACGCCGGGCGTGGTTCCCTGCAGGACACCAACGACCGCGCCCTTGCGAACATGCAGAAGGACGGCACCTACTCCGTGGTTCCCCGCATCGCCGGCGGCGAGATTACGCCCAAGGGGCTAGGTGTCATCGCTGCGGTGGCTGAGAAGTACAACCTGTACACCAAGATCACCGGCGGCCAGCGCATCGATATGTTCGGTGCCCGCCTTGAGCAACTGCCGGATATCTGGAAGGAACTGGTGGACGCCGGCTTCGAATCCGGCCAGGCTTACGGCAAGAGCCTGCGCACGGTGAAGTCCTGTGTTGGATCCACGTGGTGCCGCTTCGGTGTCCAGGATTCCGTGGCCATGGCCATCGCACTGGAACTGCGCTACCGGGGCCTGCGCAGCCCGCACAAGCTCAAGATGGGTGTTTCCGGTTGCGCCCGCGAGTGCGCCGAAGCCCGGGGCAAGGACGTCGGCGTGATCGCCACCGCGGACGGCTGGAACCTTTACGTTGGCGGCAACGGCGGTGCCACTCCGGCGCACGCCAAACTGCTTGCCAAGGACCTGGACGACGAAACGCTGCTGAAGTACATCGACCGTTACCTGATGTACTACATCCGGACGGCCGACCGCCTGCAGCGCACTGCCCGCTGGCAGGAAGAACTCGACGGCGACATCAAGCACGTCGAGGACGTGGTGGTCCACGACTCCCTGGGCATTGCCGCTGAGCTCGAGGCCGCCATGGCCAAGCACATCGACACCTACGAGGACGAGTGGGCCGAGACGTTGAAGGATCCGGAGCGCCTCCGCCGTTTCCGTTCCTTCGTCAACGCCCCCAACCAAAAGGACGAGTCCATCTCCTTCGTTCCGGAGCGCGGCCAGATCCGCCCTGCCACGAACGAAGAAAAGGGCGGCGTGCTCATCGCCTCCACCATCCCGGTCCGCAGCGAATAA
- a CDS encoding glycoside hydrolase family 32 protein — MTYPNPLLSRRRMLAASAAVVVSFAAASCTAGPTPSPTPAGRTPTPSDPWRPVAHLTAEKNWLNDPNGLVYHDGTYHAFYQYNPRANSWGNMSWGHSTSTDLVHWEQQPLAMEASGEEEIFSGCMVMDTKNASGLGSAENPPMVALYTSAYGKNGALPQGAQAQSVAYSLDGGTKWQKYQGNPVLNLAPTNNNFRDPKVFWYEPGQYWVMTTVVADAQVVKLFKSTDLLHWDYLSDFSGAGAQGGLWEVPELVRMNVEGSTAKKWVMLLSINPGGIAGGSGMQYFVGEFDGTHFTAENAAAPDAPLSDSQWLDHGADYYAANSITGAPGEKPVLLGWMGNWDYAQHVPTTPWRGSMAIPRELTLVRGGHRYELRSAIATAAREALERRSGEVRRKNLTIGSSVQDLGADFTGRSQLIELELDLGSSKEAGVTLRQSSDGTSGLRVSYTKETRTLKVDRSQAGTTNFSEKFSPYHQVPLPSAGSDGKVRLTILLDASSVEVFAHDGVAVISDTFFPDWDATGSSVFSVDGESTISVQSRPL; from the coding sequence ATGACTTACCCCAACCCCCTCCTGTCCCGCCGCCGGATGCTGGCCGCAAGTGCCGCCGTCGTGGTCTCTTTCGCTGCTGCCTCCTGCACAGCCGGCCCGACGCCGTCCCCCACCCCGGCGGGCCGGACGCCTACGCCTTCAGACCCGTGGCGTCCCGTGGCGCACCTGACAGCCGAAAAGAACTGGCTCAACGACCCCAACGGACTGGTCTATCACGACGGCACCTACCACGCGTTCTACCAGTACAACCCGCGTGCGAACTCGTGGGGCAACATGTCCTGGGGCCACTCCACCAGCACCGACCTGGTGCACTGGGAGCAGCAGCCTCTGGCCATGGAGGCGAGCGGCGAGGAAGAGATCTTCTCCGGCTGCATGGTGATGGACACCAAGAACGCCTCGGGCCTCGGTTCGGCGGAAAACCCGCCCATGGTTGCCCTTTACACCAGCGCTTACGGCAAGAACGGCGCGCTCCCCCAAGGCGCCCAGGCCCAGTCCGTCGCCTACAGCCTTGACGGCGGCACCAAGTGGCAGAAATACCAGGGCAATCCAGTCCTCAACCTCGCGCCTACCAACAACAACTTCCGGGACCCCAAGGTCTTCTGGTACGAGCCGGGCCAGTACTGGGTGATGACCACGGTGGTGGCAGACGCCCAGGTGGTCAAGCTCTTCAAGTCCACCGACCTGCTCCACTGGGACTACCTCAGCGATTTCTCCGGCGCGGGTGCGCAAGGAGGACTCTGGGAAGTGCCCGAGCTTGTCAGGATGAACGTGGAAGGCTCAACCGCCAAGAAGTGGGTCATGCTGCTGAGCATCAACCCCGGCGGCATCGCTGGAGGTTCGGGCATGCAGTACTTCGTGGGCGAATTCGACGGCACGCACTTCACAGCAGAGAACGCGGCAGCCCCGGACGCACCCCTCAGCGACTCACAATGGCTCGACCACGGCGCGGACTACTACGCGGCGAACTCCATTACCGGCGCGCCAGGCGAAAAGCCCGTGCTGCTGGGCTGGATGGGCAACTGGGACTACGCCCAGCACGTTCCCACGACACCCTGGCGGGGTTCCATGGCGATTCCCCGGGAGCTGACGCTGGTCCGGGGCGGCCACCGTTACGAGCTGCGCTCGGCCATCGCCACCGCAGCCAGGGAGGCCCTGGAACGCCGCAGCGGTGAGGTCAGAAGGAAAAACCTCACCATCGGCTCCTCAGTCCAGGACCTGGGAGCGGACTTCACGGGACGCAGCCAGCTGATCGAACTGGAGCTGGACCTTGGATCGTCCAAGGAGGCCGGGGTCACCCTACGCCAATCCTCCGACGGCACCTCCGGCCTGCGCGTCTCCTACACCAAGGAAACCCGGACCCTGAAGGTCGACCGTTCGCAGGCGGGAACCACCAACTTCTCAGAGAAATTCAGCCCGTACCACCAAGTCCCGCTTCCTTCTGCCGGGAGCGACGGGAAAGTCCGGCTCACCATCCTCCTCGATGCCTCGTCCGTGGAAGTCTTCGCCCACGATGGCGTGGCCGTCATATCGGACACGTTCTTCCCGGATTGGGACGCTACAGGATCATCAGTGTTCAGCGTGGACGGCGAATCCACCATCTCGGTGCAATCCCGTCCCCTCTAA
- the cobA gene encoding uroporphyrinogen-III C-methyltransferase, producing MQLTIDLTDRDVLVAGSDKTVRQAVRRYRSAGANVYRLSTPDGAPADGQLPERPFLVAVVDDGDDGWGALVDRCREAGIPVAFEPQPGAEGHVTLVGGGPGSLELLTVGAVDALRDADVVFFDRLAPYQELAGLTSADLVDVGKQPGLHKVTQRDIEKLMVEAALLGKNVVRLKGGDPYVFGRGAEEVAACVAAGVPVRVISGVTSAISVPAAAGIPVTHREVSHMFTVVSGHAPLTEKEHTHLAGLGGTIIVLMGIGTLPQLAAGLRRAGMDREMPMAVVERGYRPGQRTTIADLGSIETAATGCSNPAVLVIGEVVRVAEANRNHAEASAELSRLAASLLEA from the coding sequence ATGCAGCTCACCATTGACCTGACCGACCGTGATGTCCTGGTCGCAGGATCCGACAAAACCGTCCGCCAGGCCGTCCGCCGCTATCGGAGCGCCGGAGCCAACGTCTACCGGCTGAGCACGCCCGACGGCGCACCGGCCGACGGCCAGCTCCCCGAGCGTCCGTTCCTGGTGGCGGTAGTGGACGACGGCGACGACGGCTGGGGTGCGCTGGTGGACCGGTGCCGTGAGGCCGGCATCCCTGTTGCGTTCGAGCCGCAGCCGGGCGCCGAAGGCCACGTGACATTGGTGGGCGGAGGTCCCGGAAGCCTTGAGCTGCTTACCGTGGGCGCTGTCGATGCTTTGCGGGATGCCGACGTCGTCTTCTTCGACCGTCTGGCCCCCTACCAGGAGCTGGCGGGCCTGACCTCCGCGGACCTCGTGGATGTGGGAAAGCAGCCCGGCCTACACAAGGTGACGCAGCGCGACATTGAGAAGCTCATGGTGGAAGCGGCGCTGCTGGGCAAGAACGTGGTCAGGCTCAAGGGCGGTGACCCCTACGTCTTCGGTCGGGGCGCGGAAGAGGTAGCCGCTTGTGTTGCGGCCGGTGTTCCGGTCCGGGTGATTTCCGGCGTCACCAGCGCCATCTCCGTGCCTGCTGCCGCGGGCATCCCGGTGACGCACCGCGAAGTGAGCCACATGTTCACGGTAGTGTCAGGGCACGCGCCCCTGACGGAAAAGGAGCACACCCACCTTGCCGGACTCGGCGGGACGATCATTGTCCTCATGGGCATCGGTACTCTCCCCCAGTTGGCCGCCGGACTGCGTCGGGCAGGGATGGATCGTGAAATGCCGATGGCTGTGGTGGAACGTGGGTATCGGCCGGGCCAACGCACCACAATTGCCGACCTCGGTAGTATCGAAACAGCAGCGACCGGCTGCAGCAACCCTGCCGTGCTGGTGATCGGCGAGGTGGTCCGGGTGGCCGAGGCCAACCGGAATCACGCCGAAGCATCCGCTGAACTGAGCCGACTCGCGGCTTCGCTTCTTGAAGCCTGA